One window from the genome of Oryctolagus cuniculus chromosome 1, mOryCun1.1, whole genome shotgun sequence encodes:
- the OR51D1 gene encoding olfactory receptor 51D1, producing the protein MIFFLFPFLGTEFGMQKPQLLVPVVATPNGTLVHPTYFLLVGIPGLGPGIHFWLAFPLCFMYAVATLGNLAIVLIIRMERCLHEPMYLFLAMLSTIDLVLSSITMPKMASLFLTGIQEIEFNVCLAQMFLIHALSAMESAVLLAMAFDRFVAICHPLRHASVLTGPTVAKIGLAALTRGFVFFFPLPFILKRLSYCKTHTVTHSFCLHQDIMKLSCTDTTVNVIYGLFIILSVMGVDSLFIGFSYILILRAVLELSSRGAALKAFNTCISHLCAVLVFYVPLIGLSVVHRLGGHTSLLHVVMANIYLLLPPVVNPIVYGAKTKEIRSRVLHIFSQDSR; encoded by the coding sequence atgattttttttctttttcctttcctagGCACTGAATTTGGGATGCAGAAGCCCCAGCTCTTGGTCCCTGTCGTGGCTACTCCAAATGGAACTCTGGTCCACCCAACATACTTCTTGCTGGTGGGTATCCCTGGTCTGGGGCCTGGCATACACTTCTGGCTGGCTTTTCCACTGTGTTTTATGTATGCTGTGGCCACCTTGGGCAATCTGGCCATTGTCCTCATTATTCGCATGGAGAGATGTTTGCATGAGCCCATGTATCTTTTCCTGGCCATGCTCTCCACCATTGACCTAGTTCTCTCCTCCATCACCATGCCTAAGATGGCCAGCCTTTTTCTGACAGGCATCCAGGAGATTGAGTTCAATGTTTGCCTGGCACAGATGTTCCTTATCCATGCTTTGTCAGCCATGGAGTCGGCGGTTTTGCTGGCCATGGCTTTTGACCgctttgtggccatctgccaCCCACTACGCCATGCTTCTGTGCTTACAGGGCCTACTGTGGCCAAGATTGGACTAGCTGCCCTGACCAggggatttgttttctttttccctctgccCTTCATCCTGAAGCGGTTGTCCTATTGTAAGACACATACTGTCACACATTCCTTCTGTCTGCATCAAGATATCATGAAGTTGTCTTGTACCGATACCACAGTCAATGTGATCTATGGACTCTTCATCATTCTTTCAGTCATGGGTGTGGACTCCCTTTTTATTGGATTCTCCTACATCCTTATCCTGCGAGCTGTGTTGGAGCTGTCCTCCAGGGGAGCTGCACTCAAAGCTTttaacacctgcatctcacatcttTGTGCTGTGCTGGTCTTCTATGTGCCTCTCATTGGGCTCTCAGTGGTGCACAGGCTGGGTGGGCATACCTCCCTGCTCCATGTGGTTATGGCTAACATCTATCTATTGCTGCCACCTGTGGTCAATCCCATTGTCTATGGGGCCAAGACCAAGGAGATTCGTTCAAGGGTCCTCCATATATTCTCACAGGATAGCAGGTGA